Genomic DNA from Sphingobium sp. WTD-1:
TTCACGACGATCTTCTTGGGCTTCATCGCTTCGGGCACTTCGCGCACCAGTTCGATCACCAGCAAGCCGTCGGCCAGGTCCGCCTTTTCGACGCGGACGAAGTCGGCCAGTTCGAAGCGGCGTTCGAAGCTGCGATTGGCGATGCCGACATGCAGGAACTTGGAACGGTCGGCGTTGGTCTCATCCTTGCGGCCGATCACCTGGAGCAGGTTCTGCTGGGCGGTGATGTCGATTTCCTCGGGACGGAAGCCGGCGACGGCCAGGGTCACGCGATAGCGGTCCTCGGCCAGGCGTTCGATGTTGAAGGGCGGGTAATTGTCGCCCTGCGCCAGACGGGCATTATTCTCGATCAGGTCGAACAGACGATCGAAGCCGACGGTCGAGCGGCGATAGGGGGTAAGGTCGAAACCACGCATGCTCATAATCTCCAACAGAGCAAAATGATCCTGCCGGACCCGGTCTTCGGCGTCCGGCCTATGCTTGCGCCCGGCCCCATGTGGCGGCCGGACGGGATTGATATGGTTGGCTCTTTGCGTTGTTCAAGAGGGGGCAGGGGCGAAGCATCGTGCCGTCTGTCCTACAGCGCCCGCGGGCGATAGACTGGCGAGAAGAGGGCGCGGAAAATGGACGGAAGCGTAACAAAATTTCCGTCTTGAATCTGAAAATGCCAAGATGTGCGGGAAATGTGCGAAGTTAAGCGGGAAGGATGCTCAAGAGTCGCCGAACAAAAAAGTGCCCGGACCGCTTTCGCGATCCGGGCACTTAATGGAC
This window encodes:
- a CDS encoding Hsp20 family protein produces the protein MSMRGFDLTPYRRSTVGFDRLFDLIENNARLAQGDNYPPFNIERLAEDRYRVTLAVAGFRPEEIDITAQQNLLQVIGRKDETNADRSKFLHVGIANRSFERRFELADFVRVEKADLADGLLVIELVREVPEAMKPKKIVVNGGHLVDINKDRDAA